One genomic segment of Paenibacillus sp. FSL H8-0332 includes these proteins:
- a CDS encoding sensor histidine kinase, translated as MFTTVRKSTIKSRIILLMTAFALLIATLLSWFSYELITYYQRKTTIQATEFNLQLVSHIIEQDLIDLTTLAMTSSTNSSTNTLLTEYFGSVEASPKQALNVFNAMQEDLRINRSYSYVRRLIATDNSGKFLQVENFGTSIPLTIHNIGQVTGLTNEAEEQWNRVIKDPLSNSYGIPFVFPIYGRGATRVGTVYLLANTSVITDKLKGYALPEHSRLLLTLGDHHYQLTGDQVKAIEEPYEPVAYTSDKPVGPDTELSMVKMQDDEESHIVVSYPVRSGVMLSQTLSSDQFAPRSNIWILVLLGVCLLVLVLSAIITLYLTRTISLPVEKLKKRMDKIAQGNFLLDRNIEWNSELGDVGRGINRLSQDIVALMDSRLADEKQKQELEYRMLQNQINPHFLYNTLNSIKWMATIQNATGIAEMTTSLSRLLRSIAKDNRRLMPLKDELSLLEDYFLIQKYRYGSTVTMITEIEEEALLGGLIPRFTLQPLVENAIFHGIEPKGRGDIVVRVTKSGFTDLLITIEDNGVGMTAEQIATILTVPGDEATGMLENIGLRSVNERLQLAFGGEYGLSIESEVGRYTTMKLLLPFRQRE; from the coding sequence GTGTTCACCACGGTACGTAAATCTACTATTAAAAGCCGCATTATTCTGCTCATGACCGCTTTTGCGCTGTTGATTGCGACACTGCTGTCTTGGTTCAGCTACGAACTGATTACATATTATCAGCGCAAAACGACGATCCAGGCGACGGAATTCAACCTCCAGCTCGTCTCGCATATTATTGAACAGGATCTGATTGACCTGACTACGCTGGCGATGACCAGCAGCACGAACTCGTCCACGAACACCCTGCTTACCGAATATTTCGGTTCAGTGGAGGCCAGCCCCAAGCAGGCGCTTAATGTGTTCAACGCTATGCAGGAGGATCTGCGGATCAACCGTTCGTATAGCTATGTACGCCGCCTGATTGCTACGGATAACAGCGGAAAGTTCCTGCAGGTGGAGAATTTCGGCACCTCCATTCCGCTTACGATCCACAATATCGGTCAAGTGACCGGTCTGACGAATGAGGCTGAGGAGCAGTGGAACCGGGTCATTAAGGACCCGCTCTCCAATTCCTACGGAATTCCCTTCGTGTTCCCGATCTATGGCCGGGGGGCCACCCGGGTGGGAACCGTCTACCTGCTCGCGAATACCTCCGTCATTACGGACAAGCTGAAGGGCTATGCCCTGCCGGAGCACTCCCGGCTGCTGCTTACGCTCGGCGATCATCATTATCAGCTAACCGGCGATCAGGTCAAGGCCATTGAGGAACCCTATGAGCCGGTAGCCTATACCAGTGACAAGCCTGTCGGCCCCGATACCGAGCTGTCCATGGTGAAAATGCAGGATGATGAGGAAAGCCATATCGTGGTATCGTATCCGGTACGCAGCGGTGTCATGCTCTCTCAGACCTTATCCAGCGACCAGTTCGCGCCCCGGAGCAATATATGGATTCTCGTCCTGCTCGGCGTCTGTCTGCTCGTGCTTGTCTTAAGCGCGATCATTACGCTGTATTTGACCCGCACGATCAGCCTTCCGGTGGAGAAGCTGAAGAAGCGCATGGACAAGATTGCCCAGGGCAACTTCCTGCTGGACCGCAATATTGAATGGAACAGCGAGCTGGGCGATGTCGGCCGGGGCATTAACCGCCTGTCCCAGGATATCGTAGCCCTCATGGACAGCCGGCTCGCGGACGAGAAGCAGAAGCAGGAGCTGGAATACCGGATGCTCCAGAACCAGATTAATCCGCACTTCCTGTACAATACCCTGAATTCGATCAAATGGATGGCTACGATCCAGAACGCCACCGGCATTGCGGAGATGACGACCTCCCTGTCCCGGCTGCTCCGCAGCATTGCCAAGGACAACCGGCGGCTGATGCCGCTGAAGGATGAGCTGAGCCTGCTGGAGGATTATTTCCTGATTCAGAAATACCGGTACGGCAGCACGGTTACCATGATCACAGAGATTGAAGAGGAAGCGCTGCTTGGCGGGCTTATTCCGCGCTTCACGCTCCAGCCCCTGGTGGAGAATGCGATCTTCCACGGCATCGAGCCCAAGGGCAGAGGTGATATTGTTGTCCGGGTCACGAAGAGCGGATTCACGGATCTGCTCATCACGATCGAGGACAATGGGGTCGGAATGACGGCGGAGCAGATTGCCACCATTCTAACCGTTCCCGGGGACGAAGCTACGGGGATGCTGGAGAATATCGGGCTGCGCAGTGTGAACGAACGGCTGCAGCTCGCTTTTGGCGGGGAGTACGGCTTGTCCATTGAGAGCGAGGTCGGCCGCTACACCACGATGAAGCTGCTGCTGCCCTTCCGGCAGAGAGAATAG
- a CDS encoding helix-turn-helix domain-containing protein, with product MIKLLIADDEALVCIGLQSMLKWEQYNIEIVGIAHNGAQEEEMIDTLRPDIVISDIKMPIKSGLEVAGSVRRKYGRLPLFIMLTSYEEFQYARGAIEVQATDYLVKLELTPEALAESIRRAISILEEYQTMESYPKLVHRGNLQAQRDKFFVRLFNNLFENKNQYLLQKEDLEVDLSAPAYLVCTCRILGPDTVPPRGDKLVALCSSTVQMAKDTLSSLSACYVTSLDLRNFALTLPVPGPDPQLWMPDIQKLLADMASVLHNYFNVTIIGAIGFAAEDPYLLQGSYLAARKALPAAVKERSFVFFTEGEAPLQEHLLFDFSESRLEIRRAFEEMDTRALHSIISRMIEIFDGRADLLVPATDAACNILYMATSLLADGENMVEQIFEQEPEGYRAIYQMHTIEEITGWLVQFRDGCVRMLATRRQSYKEQVVKNVQEYIKRNLGTKLSLHQVADVFNFSPNYLSHLFSKVAGVNYVEYITETKITAAKEMMVRGEGRIYEISQKLGYESAFYFSKVFKKVTGLSPRDYIQQIDGNTGGN from the coding sequence TTGATCAAATTATTAATCGCAGATGATGAAGCCCTGGTCTGCATCGGACTCCAGTCCATGCTGAAATGGGAGCAATATAATATTGAAATTGTCGGCATCGCCCACAACGGCGCGCAGGAGGAAGAGATGATCGACACCCTCCGCCCGGACATCGTGATCAGCGATATCAAAATGCCGATTAAAAGCGGCCTCGAGGTCGCCGGCTCGGTCCGCCGCAAGTACGGGCGGCTTCCGCTGTTCATCATGCTGACCAGCTACGAGGAATTCCAGTATGCGCGCGGAGCGATTGAGGTCCAGGCCACCGATTACCTGGTGAAGCTGGAGCTGACCCCGGAGGCGTTGGCCGAATCGATCCGCCGGGCCATTAGTATCCTGGAGGAGTACCAAACCATGGAGAGCTATCCGAAGCTGGTCCACCGCGGCAATCTCCAGGCCCAGCGCGATAAATTCTTCGTCCGGCTGTTCAACAATCTGTTCGAGAACAAGAACCAGTATCTCCTGCAAAAGGAGGATCTGGAGGTGGACCTCTCCGCGCCGGCCTATCTGGTCTGTACCTGCCGCATTCTCGGGCCGGACACCGTCCCGCCGCGCGGGGATAAGCTGGTGGCCTTATGCTCAAGCACTGTACAGATGGCGAAGGATACGCTCTCGTCGCTCAGCGCCTGTTATGTAACCAGTCTGGATCTGCGCAACTTCGCGCTGACCTTGCCTGTGCCGGGCCCGGACCCGCAGCTCTGGATGCCTGACATCCAGAAGCTGCTGGCGGACATGGCCTCCGTGCTGCATAATTACTTCAATGTGACCATTATCGGGGCGATTGGCTTCGCGGCGGAAGATCCTTATCTGCTGCAGGGGAGCTATCTCGCTGCCCGGAAGGCACTGCCCGCCGCTGTGAAGGAACGCTCCTTCGTCTTCTTCACGGAAGGCGAAGCCCCCCTGCAGGAGCATCTGCTGTTTGATTTCTCGGAATCGCGGCTGGAGATCCGCAGAGCTTTTGAAGAAATGGATACCCGCGCCTTGCACAGCATCATCTCCCGGATGATCGAGATCTTCGACGGACGGGCCGATCTGCTCGTTCCCGCCACCGATGCCGCCTGCAATATTCTGTATATGGCGACCTCCCTGCTCGCGGACGGGGAGAACATGGTGGAGCAGATCTTCGAGCAGGAGCCGGAGGGCTACCGGGCGATCTACCAGATGCATACGATTGAGGAGATTACCGGCTGGCTCGTCCAGTTCCGGGACGGCTGTGTCCGAATGCTTGCCACCCGCAGACAGAGCTATAAGGAGCAGGTGGTGAAGAACGTCCAGGAGTATATCAAAAGAAATCTCGGCACCAAGCTCTCGCTCCATCAGGTGGCGGATGTGTTCAACTTCAGCCCCAACTATCTGAGCCACCTGTTCTCCAAGGTCGCCGGGGTGAACTATGTCGAGTATATCACAGAGACCAAAATCACCGCCGCCAAGGAAATGATGGTCCGCGGCGAAGGCCGGATCTACGAAATCTCCCAGAAGCTCGGCTATGAGAGCGCCTTCTATTTCAGCAAGGTGTTCAAGAAAGTCACCGGGCTCTCTCCCCGGGATTATATACAGCAGATTGATGGGAATACGGGAGGAAATTAA
- a CDS encoding AAA family ATPase yields the protein MNKGQIVFLNGVTSSGKTSIVEAIQSRSPEFFYVVANDLFEETIGERYLREDYWKYLSEAIIMMYHTAKLFSDHGKHVLIDGILVERPGLTPHYEKVKDIFAGYPLTVVEVFCPLDICRQRNLAREHRGEGQSEEQHKLMARDIEYGFKVNTHENTSEECADLIVGHLFGERTAE from the coding sequence ATGAACAAAGGGCAAATCGTATTTCTAAACGGAGTGACCAGCTCCGGCAAAACCTCAATAGTTGAAGCGATACAGTCGAGATCGCCGGAATTTTTTTATGTGGTAGCCAATGATCTTTTCGAAGAAACGATCGGGGAGCGTTACCTGCGTGAAGATTACTGGAAGTATCTTAGTGAAGCTATTATCATGATGTATCATACCGCCAAATTATTCTCGGATCATGGCAAGCATGTGCTGATTGACGGCATCCTGGTGGAGCGGCCCGGACTTACGCCTCATTATGAGAAGGTGAAGGATATTTTCGCCGGCTATCCGTTAACTGTGGTAGAAGTATTCTGTCCCTTGGACATCTGCCGCCAGCGCAATCTTGCCCGTGAACACAGAGGTGAAGGCCAGTCGGAGGAGCAGCACAAGCTGATGGCCCGTGACATCGAATATGGCTTTAAGGTGAACACGCATGAGAACACTTCTGAAGAGTGCGCAGATCTGATTGTGGGGCATTTATTCGGTGAGCGTACCGCAGAATGA
- a CDS encoding substrate-binding domain-containing protein — MATIKDIAREAGVSAATVSRVLNNDLSLAVSEETRSRVFAVAGQLGYKPSRVRQLKRENELGSKTVSLLLWCSPEEERDDPYYGSIRRGVELRCEELGIRLGQTLRGHSTPAPLRPAGDGLIVVGGSFQPGELAKLHADGGTTVLVDHYSERTEYDSVRTHFRQAVDQALGHLLELGHREIAFIGGGSEEERRRHHYTRIMQSQGCYDPALIRTGSWTSADGYRMMSELLAGVKRPTACFAASDPLAVGALRALHDHGIQVPAGMAVVGFDDIEMAAYVQPPLTTVRAYPEQMGKAAVQLLAERFEGREAPSHSLIGTKLIVRETSGGTMD; from the coding sequence ATGGCAACGATTAAAGACATCGCCCGGGAAGCCGGCGTATCAGCCGCAACCGTATCCAGAGTGCTAAATAACGACCTGTCCCTGGCTGTCAGCGAGGAGACACGCAGCCGCGTATTCGCCGTGGCCGGGCAGCTGGGCTACAAGCCCTCACGGGTACGGCAGCTGAAGCGGGAGAATGAGCTGGGCAGCAAGACCGTCTCGCTTCTGCTCTGGTGTTCACCCGAAGAGGAACGGGACGACCCTTATTATGGCTCCATCCGGCGCGGCGTGGAGCTGCGCTGTGAGGAGCTGGGCATCCGGCTGGGCCAGACGCTGCGCGGTCACAGTACGCCAGCCCCGCTCCGGCCTGCGGGTGACGGGCTTATCGTAGTCGGCGGGAGCTTCCAGCCGGGAGAGCTTGCGAAGCTGCACGCGGACGGGGGCACCACGGTGCTTGTCGACCATTACTCGGAGCGCACGGAATATGACTCCGTGCGGACACATTTCCGGCAGGCTGTCGATCAGGCACTGGGCCATCTGCTGGAGCTCGGTCACCGCGAGATCGCCTTCATCGGAGGCGGCAGCGAGGAGGAGCGCCGCAGGCATCATTACACCCGGATTATGCAGAGCCAGGGCTGCTATGATCCGGCGCTGATCCGCACGGGAAGCTGGACTAGTGCTGACGGCTACCGGATGATGAGCGAGCTGCTGGCAGGGGTAAAGCGGCCTACGGCCTGCTTCGCCGCCAGTGATCCGCTGGCGGTCGGCGCTCTGCGCGCCCTGCATGATCACGGGATACAGGTGCCTGCCGGGATGGCTGTCGTCGGCTTCGATGATATCGAGATGGCGGCCTATGTTCAGCCTCCGCTGACAACGGTCCGCGCCTATCCCGAGCAGATGGGCAAAGCTGCGGTTCAGCTGCTCGCCGAGCGGTTCGAAGGACGCGAAGCCCCTTCGCATTCGCTGATCGGCACGAAGCTGATTGTCCGCGAGACCAGCGGCGGAACAATGGATTAA
- a CDS encoding alpha-galactosidase has translation MNIYADESQGLFHLQSKDTSYIIQLVEGYPAHVYWGARLRHDDSLAGALELRERASFSPTPLPQKPALSLDALPQEYPQYGTSDFRRPAYQVQLADGTRISELQYAGYVITPGKPALDGLPAVYAESEAEALTLELTLKDDYAGLTVRLLYTVFADHRAITRSVRFEHNGDAPLRLEQALSASVDFADSAYDTLHLSGAWARERHVQRHPLNPGAALSLESRRGSSSHQVNPFLALLRPGADEDQGDVYGFSLVYSGSFSATAEVEQFGQTRVSIGINPFDFSWLLEPGQSFQTPEAVLVYSSEGIGGMSRTYHRLYRTRLCRGVHRDQARPILVNNWEATYFDFDADKIVTIAKAAGPLGIELFVLDDGWFGRRDKDNSSLGDWFEDRRKLPEGLADLAGRVNKEGVQFGLWVEPEMVSPDSELYRKHPDWCLHAEGRRRTEGRNQLILDLSRPEVCDYLYETLSAVFSSAPIRYIKWDMNRNMTEIASVKTSPERQKETAHRYMLGLYNLLERLTSRFPDILFESCSGGGGRFDPGMLFYMPQTWTSDNTDAVERLAIQYGTSIVYPASSMGAHVSDVPNHQVDRITSLATRGDVAMSGNFGYELDLTKFTEAEKDLAARQIAQYKEIRTLVQQGDMYRLLSPFEGSGETAWMFVSEDKTEAFVAYFRVLARPNPPISRLTLKGLNPELDYVIETGAAGSNEHVHGGAEASADAGGDSSAPFQTAFGGTPLGGDRLMRMGLVVSDLRGDYASCTYRLRAVQR, from the coding sequence ATGAACATTTATGCAGATGAATCGCAAGGGCTGTTTCACCTTCAGTCCAAAGACACCAGCTACATCATCCAACTGGTAGAGGGTTACCCTGCCCATGTCTACTGGGGCGCACGGCTCCGTCATGATGACAGTCTGGCCGGAGCACTGGAGCTGCGTGAACGCGCCTCCTTCTCACCAACCCCGCTGCCGCAGAAGCCCGCCCTCTCGCTGGATGCCCTGCCTCAGGAGTATCCGCAGTATGGGACGAGTGATTTCCGACGGCCGGCTTATCAGGTTCAGCTTGCGGACGGCACGCGGATCTCAGAGCTGCAATATGCAGGCTATGTAATCACGCCGGGCAAACCGGCACTGGATGGTCTGCCTGCGGTCTATGCAGAGAGCGAAGCAGAAGCGCTCACGCTTGAGCTCACCCTGAAGGATGACTACGCCGGTCTGACGGTCAGACTGCTCTATACGGTGTTCGCTGACCATCGGGCGATTACCCGCTCTGTGCGCTTCGAGCATAACGGCGATGCCCCGCTCCGGCTGGAGCAGGCGCTTAGCGCATCGGTGGATTTTGCCGATTCCGCTTATGACACCCTGCATCTTAGCGGCGCATGGGCCAGAGAACGCCATGTTCAGCGCCATCCGCTTAACCCCGGAGCCGCGCTGTCCCTGGAGAGCCGCCGCGGATCAAGCAGCCATCAGGTCAACCCGTTCCTCGCACTTCTGCGCCCGGGTGCAGATGAAGACCAGGGTGACGTCTATGGCTTCAGCCTCGTCTACAGCGGCAGCTTCAGCGCTACGGCCGAGGTGGAGCAGTTCGGACAGACCCGTGTAAGTATCGGGATTAATCCGTTCGACTTCTCCTGGCTGCTGGAGCCGGGCCAATCTTTCCAGACCCCGGAGGCCGTGCTTGTCTATTCCAGCGAAGGCATCGGCGGCATGTCTCGCACCTATCACCGGCTGTACCGGACCCGGCTCTGCCGCGGTGTTCACCGTGATCAGGCCCGGCCGATTCTGGTCAACAACTGGGAGGCGACTTACTTCGATTTCGATGCGGACAAAATCGTAACCATCGCCAAAGCAGCAGGCCCGCTCGGCATTGAGCTATTCGTCCTTGACGACGGCTGGTTCGGCAGACGCGACAAGGATAACAGCTCACTCGGCGACTGGTTCGAGGACCGCCGCAAGCTGCCTGAAGGTCTGGCGGATCTGGCCGGCCGGGTCAACAAGGAAGGCGTACAGTTCGGTCTATGGGTGGAGCCGGAGATGGTCTCGCCGGACAGTGAGCTATACCGCAAGCACCCGGACTGGTGCCTGCATGCCGAAGGACGCCGCCGCACGGAAGGCCGCAACCAGCTGATCCTGGATCTCTCCCGCCCGGAGGTATGCGACTATCTGTATGAGACGTTAAGCGCGGTCTTTTCCAGTGCCCCGATCCGCTATATCAAGTGGGACATGAACCGCAATATGACAGAGATTGCTTCGGTGAAGACCAGCCCTGAGCGGCAAAAAGAAACCGCCCACCGCTATATGCTCGGCCTGTATAATCTGCTGGAACGCCTGACCTCGCGCTTCCCTGACATTCTGTTCGAGAGCTGCTCCGGCGGCGGCGGCCGGTTCGATCCGGGCATGCTGTTCTATATGCCGCAGACCTGGACCAGCGACAACACCGATGCGGTTGAGCGTCTGGCGATTCAGTACGGCACAAGCATCGTCTATCCGGCCAGCAGCATGGGCGCGCATGTATCTGACGTTCCGAACCATCAGGTGGACCGCATTACCTCCCTCGCTACGCGCGGTGATGTGGCAATGAGCGGTAACTTTGGCTATGAGCTGGACCTCACCAAGTTCACCGAAGCCGAGAAGGACCTGGCCGCCCGGCAGATTGCCCAGTACAAGGAGATCCGCACACTGGTACAGCAAGGGGATATGTACCGTCTGCTGAGTCCGTTCGAGGGCAGCGGTGAGACCGCCTGGATGTTCGTCAGCGAGGACAAGACCGAAGCCTTCGTGGCTTACTTCCGCGTACTCGCGAGACCTAATCCGCCGATCTCACGCCTTACGCTCAAGGGGCTGAACCCGGAGCTTGATTACGTAATCGAAACCGGAGCTGCCGGCAGCAACGAGCATGTCCACGGCGGCGCAGAAGCTTCTGCGGACGCTGGAGGCGACAGCTCTGCTCCGTTCCAGACGGCCTTCGGCGGCACACCGCTCGGCGGCGACCGCCTGATGCGTATGGGTCTGGTAGTCTCCGACCTGCGCGGAGATTACGCAAGCTGCACTTACCGCCTGAGAGCGGTGCAGCGCTGA
- a CDS encoding SPFH domain-containing protein: MLILYITGAIVVVILLALTSIVTAYKKVPPNQAMIVYGLGGKRVVQGGGTFVIPGFQNNKTISMMLMSFDVIPAQAMFSRQGIKLNLEAVAQIKIKSDPTAILTASEQFIDRPEEDRETIILHSVEGHLRGLIGQLTVESILKTPDEINSKMRETCSEDLDKMGLEVVSFTIKKITDDKGYIDNMGVPEIERIRRDASIAKAEAERDIQIKQAEAEKESSIAKANAHQATIEAGTAARAKESLFEKELNIKQADFKLETEVKKAQADLAYELQQNKIKQSLVTEQVKITQMEAEANRTVREIEVELRQRELEATVIKPAEAENQATIMRAEAAKQRQILEAEAEAATTTKRGLATAEADLAKGKANAEIVQLAGAAEAGALQKKAEAYKQFTQAALTVEFLKILPELAEKIASPLAKVDKITVISQDGASAGVNKITGDIAKIMAQVPELTKTLTGMNVTEVLSGLLGREHEQE, translated from the coding sequence ATGTTAATTTTATATATAACCGGAGCTATTGTTGTAGTGATTCTGCTGGCGTTAACCAGTATTGTGACCGCGTATAAAAAGGTTCCGCCCAATCAGGCCATGATCGTATACGGCCTCGGCGGCAAAAGAGTGGTCCAGGGTGGCGGGACGTTCGTCATCCCCGGCTTTCAGAACAATAAAACCATCTCCATGATGCTGATGAGCTTCGATGTTATCCCGGCGCAGGCCATGTTTTCCCGCCAGGGCATCAAGCTGAACCTGGAGGCGGTAGCCCAGATTAAGATTAAAAGCGATCCAACGGCCATTCTAACCGCCAGTGAGCAGTTCATTGACCGGCCTGAAGAGGACCGTGAGACGATTATTTTGCATTCGGTGGAGGGTCATCTGCGCGGCCTGATCGGCCAGCTCACCGTAGAATCTATACTCAAGACCCCTGACGAGATCAACAGCAAGATGCGGGAGACCTGCTCGGAGGACCTCGACAAAATGGGGCTGGAGGTGGTCAGCTTCACCATCAAGAAGATTACCGACGACAAAGGGTACATCGACAATATGGGGGTGCCCGAAATTGAGCGTATCCGCCGCGACGCCAGTATTGCCAAGGCCGAAGCCGAACGCGACATTCAGATCAAACAGGCCGAAGCGGAGAAGGAATCCTCCATTGCCAAAGCCAATGCCCATCAGGCGACCATAGAAGCGGGAACCGCTGCCCGTGCGAAGGAATCCCTGTTCGAGAAGGAGCTTAACATTAAGCAGGCGGACTTCAAGCTGGAGACCGAGGTGAAGAAGGCGCAGGCGGATCTGGCGTATGAATTGCAGCAGAACAAGATCAAGCAGTCACTGGTTACGGAACAGGTGAAAATCACTCAGATGGAGGCTGAAGCCAACCGCACAGTCCGGGAGATCGAGGTCGAGCTGAGACAGCGGGAGCTGGAGGCAACGGTGATCAAGCCTGCGGAGGCGGAGAATCAGGCGACGATTATGAGAGCGGAAGCCGCCAAGCAGCGGCAGATTCTGGAGGCGGAAGCCGAAGCAGCTACTACGACCAAGCGCGGACTGGCAACAGCGGAGGCCGATCTGGCAAAAGGGAAGGCGAATGCGGAGATCGTCCAGCTCGCCGGAGCTGCGGAAGCGGGAGCGCTGCAGAAGAAGGCCGAGGCGTACAAACAGTTCACCCAAGCCGCCTTAACCGTGGAATTCCTGAAAATCCTGCCCGAGCTGGCTGAGAAAATCGCTTCCCCGCTGGCCAAGGTAGATAAGATCACCGTCATCTCCCAGGATGGGGCGTCCGCAGGCGTGAACAAAATTACCGGCGATATCGCCAAAATCATGGCGCAGGTGCCTGAGCTGACCAAGACGCTGACCGGCATGAATGTCACAGAGGTGCTTAGCGGGTTACTTGGCCGGGAGCATGAGCAGGAATAG
- a CDS encoding helix-turn-helix domain-containing protein — MRSNKLYDEQRIKVAQEAINGTKVSFLARKYSVSPSTIANWVKFYKERFGEEATPSVQERIEDAERVQDLETKMETAIKLLGEKDLEIELLRELLKKANPAYKTNSNWPTKR; from the coding sequence ATGAGAAGCAACAAGTTGTATGACGAACAGCGGATCAAAGTAGCCCAAGAAGCGATCAATGGAACCAAGGTTTCCTTCCTGGCCCGAAAGTATTCCGTCTCTCCCAGCACCATTGCCAATTGGGTGAAGTTCTACAAAGAACGATTTGGAGAAGAGGCCACTCCGTCCGTCCAAGAACGGATTGAAGATGCGGAGCGTGTCCAAGATCTGGAGACGAAGATGGAGACGGCCATTAAGTTATTGGGTGAAAAGGATCTGGAAATCGAACTGCTGCGTGAACTCTTAAAAAAAGCCAACCCCGCTTACAAGACAAACTCGAACTGGCCGACGAAGCGATAA
- a CDS encoding IS3 family transposase: protein MVLRIVEVQPSTYYAHKKRFLGLWSAPDAVVTSGRPIPAYSLTTGGLRVSDLQIEEWLSELVEGEENGYGYRNLAYALSVQQGLILNHKKAYRLCKKLGLLQKKPVRNLKYPRRLARNRVVTGPNQLWQIDIKYGYIHGYDRFFFIFDMIDVFDRCIVGYHVGASCTAKQVCATLREALGRRLQPGDPSPVIRSDNGPQFLSDVFGELCAETQRPLEHERIPPKTPNMNAYIESFHSILERDLYTKRYFETFEEAYEAVAVYINFYNERRFHGSLQRMSPKQYHAAWKAGKLKPIEIKL from the coding sequence CTGGTTCTACGTATCGTGGAGGTTCAACCTTCCACCTATTATGCGCATAAAAAACGTTTCCTGGGGCTTTGGAGTGCCCCGGATGCGGTCGTGACTTCGGGTCGTCCGATCCCCGCCTATTCCCTCACTACCGGCGGTCTGCGGGTCAGTGACCTACAGATCGAGGAGTGGCTGAGTGAGCTGGTAGAGGGCGAGGAGAACGGCTATGGCTACCGGAACCTGGCGTATGCCCTATCGGTCCAGCAGGGCTTAATCCTCAACCACAAGAAGGCGTACCGGCTGTGCAAGAAGCTCGGATTGCTTCAGAAAAAGCCGGTGAGGAACCTAAAATACCCTCGACGTTTAGCGCGAAATCGAGTGGTCACCGGCCCCAACCAACTCTGGCAGATTGACATTAAATATGGATACATTCATGGCTACGACCGCTTCTTTTTTATCTTTGATATGATTGATGTGTTTGACCGCTGTATCGTCGGCTACCACGTGGGCGCGAGCTGTACAGCGAAGCAAGTCTGTGCCACGTTAAGGGAGGCGCTGGGCCGACGTTTACAGCCTGGAGATCCCTCACCGGTGATCCGTTCCGATAACGGCCCGCAATTCCTAAGCGACGTCTTTGGCGAGCTGTGTGCGGAAACGCAGCGTCCTCTGGAGCATGAGCGGATTCCTCCAAAAACGCCGAATATGAACGCCTACATTGAGTCGTTTCACAGTATTTTGGAGAGAGATTTGTACACGAAAAGGTACTTTGAAACGTTTGAAGAAGCCTATGAAGCGGTCGCAGTTTATATTAATTTTTACAACGAGCGCCGTTTTCATGGCAGTTTGCAGCGCATGAGCCCCAAGCAATACCACGCCGCATGGAAAGCAGGCAAGCTAAAACCGATAGAAATAAAGCTGTAA
- a CDS encoding TetR/AcrR family transcriptional regulator encodes MNSKLNLRDKKKEATAYALSVAAFELALEHGMDGFIVDDVVQKAGYSRRTFANYFSCKEEAVAAYFIGSANKEDDKALLAGLPANATPLDALYNLLQLQFTSEFLHKLRQFVSLANQYPSLEPYILSVFRRLQIAAQEVLEQFSHGRYSDGYTHLLAGAVYGAFVPIVDGRLNVMLPGEQQSEGSDAMPFDQYLNSMFAYLRNGF; translated from the coding sequence TTGAATTCCAAACTGAATCTGCGGGACAAAAAAAAGGAAGCCACCGCCTACGCTTTATCCGTTGCGGCCTTCGAGCTTGCGCTTGAGCATGGCATGGACGGCTTCATTGTGGATGATGTTGTTCAGAAGGCCGGTTATTCCCGGCGGACTTTTGCGAATTACTTCTCCTGTAAGGAGGAGGCAGTCGCCGCCTACTTCATCGGCAGTGCCAACAAAGAAGATGATAAAGCCCTGCTTGCCGGGCTTCCGGCGAATGCTACACCGCTGGACGCTCTATACAATCTGCTACAGCTGCAATTTACCTCTGAGTTCCTGCATAAATTGCGGCAGTTCGTCTCGCTGGCGAATCAGTACCCATCCCTGGAGCCTTATATTCTCAGCGTATTCCGTCGTCTGCAAATCGCAGCACAGGAAGTGCTTGAGCAGTTCTCCCACGGGCGCTATTCCGACGGGTATACCCATCTGCTGGCTGGTGCCGTCTATGGTGCCTTCGTACCTATAGTGGACGGACGGCTCAATGTTATGCTCCCGGGTGAACAGCAGAGCGAAGGCTCCGATGCCATGCCTTTTGATCAGTACCTGAATTCCATGTTTGCTTATTTACGCAACGGCTTCTAA